The region CTCGAAAGTCTCGATCACGTCATCGTCGGGTTCCTGCTTGACGTCGGAAACAGCATGGCGCTCGTTGCGCACATTGGACTGATCGTCTCCCTGCAGTCTGTTCTTGCCCATGCGTTGCTGGGCAAGATCTGTTTCACGTACGTCCCTGTCGGTCTCAGCCTTGCGCTTCTCAGCCATTTCAAGTCTCCTTCTGCGTCCCTAACGGAAAGAGGTCCGAAGCGTTCCATCCGATCATGCCGTTTCAGGCGGCATCTCATTTGCCGCGTTTGACGCCGAGCAGGATGCCGATCATGAAGGCCGTCAGGACCATGGGATAGCCGCTGACGTTCTTGCCGAGATTACGGCCCAGGGCTTCGGCCTCCTTGAGAGCGCCTTCCGCCGTTTGCGCGGGTCTGCGGCTTACGGGTTTCGGCCGCTGCTGTCGTCTCGCAAGCAGGAAGAACATGAGTGCGACGACCAGGAAGCCCATGGCGATGACAAGGCCGGCAAGCGGCGGTTCCATGAACGTCTCGAGCCAGAGAAACAGGGCGATCGCCGCAAAGATCAGGGCAAACGTCAGAAAGAACAGGCCGACAACGGCAAACACGGCGCTCCGCGCCGCGCGTTTTACCGTGTCGCCTGCCTTGGCGGCGATAGAGGTTGCCACATTGTAGAGCATCTGACCTGCGCCCATTACTGGCGGCGCGAGATGAGGCCGATCAGGAACCCCAGGCCGAGGGCAACTGCCAGCGCCGTCAGCGGATTGCGATGGATCGCATCTTCAGCTTCGCGTGCCGCGGAGTTGGCCGTGTCGCTCGCCTTCCGGGCGGCGCGCTTTCCCTGGTCGGTAAGTTCGTCTGTCATTTCACGCGTGTGCCGCAGAAAACCGTCCATCTGCGCCATGGCGCGATCCTGGCCTTCTGTGACGCCGGCCCTCGCCAGTCCCTGGAGGGCCGAGCTGACGTTGCCGATGTCCTCGCGCAATTTCTGGAGCTGTTCGGTAACCTGATCCCAATTCTCTTGCGTCGCCGCGTGCTTCGCAGAGTTGTCGCCGCTCGTGCTTGTGGTCGTATTGCGTGGGGCCATGACTTCACCTTTTGCTCTGGGATGAGTTTCTGCCGTACGGCATCACTTTTCCAACGCCGCAGGTTGGTAATTGTTCCCTACGAAGTTTGTCGGAGGGTCCAGCCGCGTTTCCCGCCTTCTGTGCCAGGTGAACAGGGTCAGAGAAAAAGCTGCCCGATCGAAACCGCATAGAGGAAGAGAACCAGCGCGCTTTCGAAACCGATGCCCCCGAAACCGCACCTTTCCCGCCGGATCAGCCCGAGGAGCAGCACGCCGGTCATCAGCATTGCAAACAGGGCAGTGGCCTGATCCTGCCAGGTGAAGGCCGCGTAGATCGAGCCCTCACTGACAACATCCGCCGCGCTGAGGAACAGGACCTCGAACGCGTTGCCTCCGATCACATCGCCGACGGCCAGGCTGACCGCCCCGATGCGCACAGCCGCAATCGCGGTCACCAGTTCGGGCAGGGAGTTGACCACGGCAAGCAGCGCGGTGCCGACAAGCGTGGCCGATATGCCGGACCGGTTCACCAGTTCGATCCCCACCTGTCCAACCACATAGCCCGCCAGCGCCGTGACGGCGGCCGCAATGGCGAACTCCGTCCACAGTCCCGACATGCTCCGCCGGGCTTCCGCGTCGGAGACACTGGAAACCTCCTCCCGGGTTTCCGAGGTCTGGACCGGCTTCCACATAGGCTCGTTGCTGACGTCCCTCAGAAGGCGCAGTCCGGCGGCATAGGCAAGCACTGTCAGGATCGAGACCGGGTGCACGCCCCAGATCGTGTAGGCCGGCTGAACGGATGCGATAAGGGGAAGCGACAGCAGCACGACGAGCAGCACGCCCTGCGTGAGGCCTGTCGCGCTCGCAGCGGCATGTTCCAGGTTCGCCCGTCGGTAGGCAATGTCCGCGATGACCAGAAAGGCGGTTTGCGCGGTCAATCCGCCAAGCGCATTGCCGACCGCGAGCGATGGGAAACCCTGGGCCGCGGTGCTGACCGACGTGATTGCGCCGGGCAGCGAGGTGCTTGCCCCCACGAACAGAGCCCCGGCAATGACCTCGCCCAGGTTCGTCCTGTCCGCAAGGGTGTCGGCGGTCCGGGCGACGCGGACGCCGGCGACCACCACGGCAACCGTCGCACCGGCAAAGACGGCGATCAGGATCCAGTAGGAGACACCGCTCAGCATGGGGAGCTGCAATCCGCGCCGTACGCCCATGCGGATCGGGCCGCGCGTGCGCCATGACAACGTCCGCGATGCGGTCCGGGTCCTATCGCCTCGATGTTGCTTTCGAACGGAATGGTCATCTCCGGGAGCTTGCGGGGTGTGCGTCTGCAAAACAGCGGTTTCATTCGTAAACGGATGAACGCGCGATCCGGCAGCTGGTTCCCCGTGCGGGCGACGAGTGGCAGCGACCCGGAGCCGATCTTCCCATGGCACCGGCCATGGATTCGGGTTGGAACAAAGACCGTCGCCACTGCGTTGAAGGGCAACACCACAGGCAGGGACCTCAACCGAAAAACTGGATCCGAATCATGGCGAAAAGTCCTGCAAACGGTACGCAGAAGAGAAAGAAACTTATCTGCGTGGTGGGAACGGACGATTTCCATCAGAAACTGATCGGCAAGATACCCGAAGCAAAGGACTGGCGGCTGGTGCCGGTTCTGCACCGCACCGAGGTCCAGCCGGAACACGGCCTCTTCGAGTTCGACGTGCTTTACAACCGCGCCCGGGAGACTATCGACGATCTGGATCAGGCGCCGGACGCGATCGTCGGCCATCTCGACTTCCCGGTCACGGCGCTCGTCAGCCTGCTCTGCCGGCATTACGGCCTGCCGGGCGCATCGCCAGAAGCGGTGGCCCGCTGCGAGCACAAGTTCTGGATGCGCAAGCTGCAGCGCGAGGTGATGCCGGAAACCACCCCCAAGGTGCGCGCGCTCAACCCGTTTTCGACGGAGGCACAGCAGGCACCTCCCTGCCCTACACCTTCTGGCTCAAGCCGGTGAAGGCGCATTCATCCAAGCTCGGGTTCAAGATCCGCGAACTGTTCGAGTACGAACGCGCATTGCATGCCTGCCGGCAGGCCATCCACTTCTACGGCGAGCCGTTCAACACGTTCCTCGGCCATCTTTCGAAAGATGCGAAGATTCCCAAGGAAGCAAACGGCAATCATGCGATCGCCGAGGAACTGATTTCCGAGGAGCGCCTGTTCACGATCGAAGGCTTCGTCCACCAGGGCGAGACGGTGGTATACGGCGCCATAGAGACGCTGCGGACCGGGCAGCACATGTCCAGTCTGTCGAGCTATCACTATCCTGCCGAACTGCCGGACGACGTGATCGAGGACGCCCGCGTGATCGTCGACAAGGTCCTGAAACGGATCGGTTTCGACAGCGACGTCTTCAATGCCGAACTCTTTCTCGACCCGATCAGCAATACGCTGCGGCTCCTGGAGATCAATCCGCGCATATCGAAATCGCATTCGCCGCTGTTCCACATGGTCGACGGCGCCTCGAACCACCGGCAGGCGATCCAGGCGGCCCTCGGGGAGCGCCCGAAACTGCCGGAAGGCAAGGGCAAGGACGAGATGGCGGCCAAGTTCATGGTCCGCTCGCACGAAGCCGACGGCATCGTCAGGCGGGTGCCAAGCGACA is a window of Roseibium salinum DNA encoding:
- a CDS encoding sodium:calcium antiporter, with amino-acid sequence MLSGVSYWILIAVFAGATVAVVVAGVRVARTADTLADRTNLGEVIAGALFVGASTSLPGAITSVSTAAQGFPSLAVGNALGGLTAQTAFLVIADIAYRRANLEHAAASATGLTQGVLLVVLLSLPLIASVQPAYTIWGVHPVSILTVLAYAAGLRLLRDVSNEPMWKPVQTSETREEVSSVSDAEARRSMSGLWTEFAIAAAVTALAGYVVGQVGIELVNRSGISATLVGTALLAVVNSLPELVTAIAAVRIGAVSLAVGDVIGGNAFEVLFLSAADVVSEGSIYAAFTWQDQATALFAMLMTGVLLLGLIRRERCGFGGIGFESALVLFLYAVSIGQLFL
- a CDS encoding DUF883 family protein, whose amino-acid sequence is MAPRNTTTSTSGDNSAKHAATQENWDQVTEQLQKLREDIGNVSSALQGLARAGVTEGQDRAMAQMDGFLRHTREMTDELTDQGKRAARKASDTANSAAREAEDAIHRNPLTALAVALGLGFLIGLISRRQ
- a CDS encoding phage holin family protein, which encodes MGAGQMLYNVATSIAAKAGDTVKRAARSAVFAVVGLFFLTFALIFAAIALFLWLETFMEPPLAGLVIAMGFLVVALMFFLLARRQQRPKPVSRRPAQTAEGALKEAEALGRNLGKNVSGYPMVLTAFMIGILLGVKRGK